The Pochonia chlamydosporia 170 chromosome 1, whole genome shotgun sequence genome window below encodes:
- a CDS encoding chaperone (similar to Metarhizium acridum CQMa 102 XP_007813412.1), translating into MRPTSTRQMVRICKQCRNHPQKASLSLVAITATPTPQIQRTKAPSVLSAQPLRAFTTRSSHSSTSTSTAEATSPSPTQTLYSFFPETLPDGPPPTGHFPIDLRSLRREFLRLQSRYHPDLQPSSSKVRAEATSAAINEAYKTLSNPLLRAQYLLSLQGVDVANDETLKVEEPDLLMVVLEAHEMIEEAGSAADLEALTAENEERIRASEEVLEAAFREHDIQTAKREAVRLRYWVNVREAVSDWEEGRPAVLRH; encoded by the coding sequence ATGCGGCCGACATCCACAAGACAGATGGTTCGCATCTGCAAACAATGTCGCAACCATCCTCAAAAAGCTTCACTTTCTCTCGTCGCCATAACCGCAACGCCAACACCCCAAATACAACGCACGAAAGCCCCATCCGTACTCTCCGCCCAACCTCTCCGAGCATTCACAACCCGCTCCTCACActcttccacatcaacatccaccgCCGAAGCGACCAGCCCATCTCCCACTCAAACCCTCTACTCCTTCTTCCCCGAAACCCTCCCAGACGGACCCCCTCCAACGGGCCACTTCCCAATCGACCTGCGCTCCCTTCGCCGCGAATTCCTCCGCCTCCAGTCTCGGTACCACCCGGACCTGCAGCCGTCGTCGTCCAAGGTCCGCGCCGAAGCCACCAGCGCCGCCATCAACGAAGCCTACAAGACGCTCTCGAACCCGCTCCTCCGCGCGCAGTACCTCCTCTCCCTGCAGGGCGTGGACGTCGCCAACGACGAGACCCTCAAGGTCGAGGAGCCGGACCTGCTGATGGTTGTTCTGGAGGCACACGAGATGATTGAGGAGGCGGGCAGCGCAGCGGACCTGGAGGCCCTGACGGCGGAGAACGAGGAGAGGATCAGGGCGAGCGAGGAGGTGCTGGAGGCGGCGTTTCGGGAGCACGATATTCAGACGGCGAAGAGGGAGGCTGTGCGGCTGAGGTATTGGGTTAATGTGCGGGAAGCGGTTAGCGATTGGGAGGAGGGGAGACCTGCTGTTTTGAGGCACTAG
- a CDS encoding translocator protein (similar to Metarhizium acridum CQMa 102 XP_007816121.1) yields MTTYIPSLTIPSAVLQHPAASVLLPIALGTAVGFGTRPAETQKTYLALKQPPLRPPPWVFGPVWTVLYGLMGYASHRIATIGLSSVSPAVVETAQSSLTLYTIQLGLNLAWMPLFFVAKRPVEASVNIVTLLGLNGYLAYVWGSIDEVAGWCQVPYLGWLGFATYLCVGAGHLNDWDLQEKEVKKE; encoded by the exons ATGACAACCTACATCCCCTCCCTAACAATCCCCTCCGCTGTCCTCCAGCACCCCGCCGCATCCGTCCTGCTCCCCATAGCCCTAGGAACAGCTGTCGGCTTCGGAACGCGCC CAGCCGAGACGCAAAAGACATACTTGGCGTTGAAGCAGCCTCCCCTGCGCCCACCACCCTGGGTGTTTGGTCCGGTCTGGACAGTTCTCTATGG CTTAATGGGCTATGCGTCTCACCGCATCGCCACAATCGGCCTGTCGTCCGTGTCGCCTGCTGTCGTGGAGACTGCGCAATCGAGTTTAACCCTGTATACAATCCAGCTGGGTCTTAATCTCGCGTGGATGCCCCTCTTCTTCGTGGCCAAGCGCCCTGTTGAGGCGAGCGTGAATATCGTCACACTCCTCGGATTGAATGGGTATTTGGCATATGTTTGGGGCTCCATTGATGAAGTCGCTGGGTGGTGCCAGGTTCCCTATCTGGGATGGCTGGGCTTTGCGACATATCTGTGTGTTGGCGCGGGGCATTTGAATGATTGGGATTTAcaggagaaggaggtgaagaaggagTAG
- a CDS encoding Shr3 amino acid permease chaperone (similar to Metarhizium robertsii ARSEF 23 XP_007820226.1) has protein sequence MGSYIDWSKTTKSSNYRGSNSFSTFMIIGPTCFFLGILFASFPYDFPLLWSKEPVPASYYDQIETHLKFIHQSPPLIGRMLNIIVSVGFLGLFIKLFKPSEANFLFDGASLILYTIGVAVYITNIVKGLRTMSSGYFDSDEFKNAKSRFEGEIILGREDSLRVLSASNTILALVLIGVLVLQAGQWYAEKRDVDDEAASAAKKDAPTGKAATKKKQ, from the exons ATGGGTTCCTACATTGACTGgtccaagaccaccaagTCTTCCAACTATCGTGGCTCCAATTCCTTCTCGACCTTTATGATTATTGGGC CGACTTGCTTTTTCCTCGGAATCCTCTTCGCCTCCTTCCCGTACGACTTCCCACTCCTCTGGAGCAAGGAGCCCGTTCCCGCGAGTTACTATGATCAGATTGAGACACACTTGAAGTTCATCCATCAGTCGCCTCCTCTGATTGGACGTAtgctcaacatcatcgtcagtGTTGGCTTTCTCGGACTCTTCATCAAGCTGTTCAAACCTAGTGAGGCCAACTTTTTGTTTGATGGCGCGTCTCTGATCCTCTATACCATTGGTGTTGCGGTGTACATTACCAATATTGTCAAGGGTCTGCGCACCATGAGCTCTGGCTACTTTGACAGCGACGAATTCAAGAATGCCAAGTCTAGGTTCGAGGGCGAGATTATCTTGGGGCGCGAGGACAGTCTGAGAGTGCTTTCTGCCAGCAATACCATTTTGGCTCTGGTCCTcattggtgttttggttctTCAGGCGGGCCAGTGGTATGCTGAGAAGAGAGATGTGGACGACGAAGCTGCTTCGGCCGCGAAGAAGGATGCACCCACTGGCAAGGCTGCtaccaagaagaagcagtaA
- a CDS encoding cell division control protein Cdc6 (similar to Pyrenophora tritici-repentis Pt-1C-BFP XP_001933106.1), which produces MPRSALGKRTRNDGDTIVVETPTKRSRHLDAYTLYKDDEENQDPQSTPDAHDTIKIEVEPVEDAPRKRQRSESQASLKKNPVTPSTPRHRDVLSGYPTTPRHAVMSAGKLFKRLTPNSPLSPSTIQTVYHSARQLFARGAEPGQLIGRESEREELAKFMNRCTSSTPGGCLYVSGAPGTGKSAMITEMTREYLQRDGIKTAYINCMSIKSSKDLYTTLLTQLGEDGNVAESEAISALQQAFCPKTKSSTAYLITLDEIDHILTMGLESLYRVFEWSLQKSSRLSLIGIANALDLTDRFLPRLKSKNLKPDLLSFLPYTAAQVKNIITTRLKSLMPQGGKEGYVPFIHPAAIELCSRKVSSQTGDLRRAFEICRRALDLIETETRSKHEEEAREKLLQMTPSKRPLGENVNGVAGAGSARNVLQIMAGSLKSLTAETAPRASIGHLNKVTAAAFSNGTTQRLKTLNLQQKVALCALVAYENRSRALVKTSNTPATPSKSQSLAPTIKALFDTYCQLCTRDSLLHPLSSSEFREVVGSLETLGLISAVDGKNGSFTMAQTPSKRGRKSTVGSGDEKRVASCAGEKEIESIADGPGAGILRSILTGEALD; this is translated from the exons ATGCCTCGCTCTGCTCTGGGAAAGAGGACTCGTAACGATGGAGATACCA TCGTTGTCGAAACTCCTACAAAAAGATCTCGTCACCTCGACGCATATACTCTCTacaaagacgacgaagagaacCAAGATCCCCAAAGCACCCCAGATGCCCATGACACCATCAAGATTGAGGTCGAGCCTGTGGAGGATGCTCCAAGAAAGAGACAACGATCGGAATCACAAGCATCTCTCAAGAAGAATCCCGTCACACCATCCACACCACGACATCGAGATGTATTGTCAGGCTATCCCACCACACCTCGCCATGCGGTCATGTCGGCCGGAAAGCTTTTCAAGCGATTGACACCAAACTCACCATTGTCGCCGTCTACCATCCAGACTGTCTACCACTCCGCACGACAGCTGTTTGCGCGCGGAGCAGAGCCCGGTCAGCTTATCGGCAGGGAATCTGAGCGAGAAGAGCTGGCCAAGTTTATGAATCGCTGCACCTCATCAACGCCCGGCGGCTGTCTGTATGTCAGTGGAGCACCTGGAACCGGCAAGAGCGCTATGATTACGGAGATGACGAGAGAGTATTTGCAGCGAGATGGAATCAAGACGGCATACATCAACTGCATGAGCATCAAGTCTTCCAAGGATTTGTACACAACCCTGCTTACGCAGCTCGGAGAGGATGGTAACGTAGCAGAGAGTGAAGCAATTTCAGCACTCCAACAGGCATTTTGCCCCAAAACCAAGTCGTCTACTGCCTATTTGATCACTCTGGACGAAATCGACCATATCTTGACTATGGGCCTGGAGAGCCTCTACCGGGTGTTCGAGTGGTCCCTTCAAAAATCATCGCGCCTCTCACTAATTGGAATCGCCAACGCTCTGGATCTGACCGACCGCTTCCTGCCGCGACTCAAGTCGAAGAATCTGAAGCCAGATTTGCTCTCATTCTTACCATACACGGCCGCTCAAGTcaaaaacatcatcaccacgaGACTCAAATCTCTCATGCCCCAAGGAGGCAAAGAGGGCTACGTTCCTTTCATTCACCCAGCAGCCATTGAGTTGTGTTCACGAAAAGTCTCAAGTCAGACTGGAGATCTTCGAAGGGCGTTTGAGATTTGCCGGCGTGCGTTGGACTTGATCGAGACCGAGACCAGGTCGAagcatgaagaagaggctcGAGAAAAGCTCCTTCAAATGACGCCTTCTAAGCGACCTTTGGGCGAGAACGTGAATGGAGTTGCCGGAGCTGGGTCAGCAAGGAACGTTCTGCAGATCATGGCGGGGTCCCTTAAAAGTTTGACGGCAGAGACGGCACCCCGAGCATCGATAGGACACCTCAATAAGGTCACCGCTGCTGCCTTTAGCAATGGCACAACGCAGAGATTAAAGACGCTGAATCTGCAACAAAAAGTCGCCCTCTGTGCTCTGGTAGCATATGAAAATAGAAGTCGAGCACTGGTCAAGACAAGCAATACACCAGCCacaccatcaaagtctcAATCTCTAGCACCAACCATCAAGGCTCTGTTCGACACATACTGTCAGCTGTGCACCCGGGACTCATTGTTACATCCGCTCTCCAGCTCGGAATTCAGGGAGGTTGTTGGCAGCCTGGAGACCCTTGGCCTCATTAGTGCAGTGGATGGCAAGAATGGCAGCTTCACTATGGCGCAAACTCCTAGCAAGCGTGGGCGAAAGTCAACTGTTGGTAGTGGGGACGAGAAGCGAGTCGCCAGTTGTGCAGGTGAGAAGGAAATTGAGTCAATTGCTGACGGACCAGGCGCTGGCATTTTGCGGAGTATCCTGACCGGGGAAGCATTGGATTAA
- a CDS encoding peptidase m61 domain-containing protein (similar to Togninia minima UCRPA7 XP_007918022.1): MGELFIDPVLDIPSLQLRLSPQYHSHDDDSNPTSIHVFMTITTRPGRFTSTTPFLTLPLNRGPTETARYDGNAISASTSLGQALPLRYEDEKDGADKIRKWYLDSTVLETDIIVEFVSFPRKTDKYTPTGPRIDLRTDVNGGLIGMGEGFIPVVPEESANKTDNTSKEWNVGIEWDLQCSPPGTRCAWSFGDGPRQKHRGSLDETITHAIFAVGQLKRYPEWTSELHPQTKQREFAMYWFGQPFLDMTTLPPSTEVIFNAIASFFSSTKPFRVFLRQVHTIYGGTGATDSYLLEYSLPAKDEITDDSMAELLAHETIHEYTVLEPAKSLPDGQEEPEETWYTEGIANYYAIIATFGGGAMSRRQLLKSLNGYAQAYYTSPTLHMDYGDALRRSWENVHITRLSYVRGFMYLVAEKARIEAATKGSKSLDDVALQLYRRQLSNKSHSISDYRAVVADIYGKEEEAKNYSAMYRGDLIVPPSDCFADLGLKLVRRDAEKFELGFDSRPMAQDHVIRNLVKGTRAHQAGVLEGDEVMESWMAWGAADHLDNMMRIKVKRGNEVKEITWWPRSFEKVESYVWVEA, from the coding sequence ATGGGCGAATTATTTATTGACCCCGTCTTGGATATTCCATCACTACAACTACGTCTGTCGCCGCAGTACCACtctcatgatgatgacagTAACCCTACTAGCATTCATGTCTTTATGACAATCACAACTCGACCTGGTCGGTTTACATCGACGACGCCATTTCTAACGCTTCCTCTTAATCGCGGGCCTACAGAAACAGCCCGCTATGATGGAAATGCTATATCCGCATCCACCAGCTTGGGCCAGGCTCTCCCACTGCggtatgaagatgaaaaagACGGGGCCGACAAGATCCGCAAATGGTACCTTGACAGCACTGTATTAGAAACAGACATCATAGTTGAATTTGTGTCCTTCCCTCGAAAGACGGACAAGTATACCCCGACTGGACCCCGTATCGACCTCCGCACCGACGTCAACGGCGGCTTGATAGGCATGGGCGAAGGCTTCATCCCGGTTGTACCTGAAGAATCTGCAAACAAAACAGACAACACTTCCAAAGAGTGGAATGTTGGAATCGAATGGGACTTGCAGTGTTCTCCTCCAGGGACAAGATGCGCATGGTCCTTTGGCGATGGACCTCGTCAGAAGCACCGAGGCTCTCTCGACGAAACCATCACGCACGCCATCTTCGCAGTAGGGCAACTCAAGCGGTATCCAGAATGGACATCAGAATTACATCCCCAGACAAAGCAGCGCGAGTTCGCCATGTACTGGTTCGGACAGCCCTTCCTCGACATGACGACCCTCCCGCCCTCCACAGAAGTCatcttcaacgccatcgcctccttcttctcatccacCAAACCCTTCCGAGTGTTCCTACGACAAGTCCACACCATATACGGAGGCACAGGCGCCACAGACAGCTACCTCCTGGAATACAGCCTCCCTGCCAAGGATGAAATAACAGACGACAGCATGGCGGAGCTGCTCGCCCACGAAACAATACATGAGTACACGGTGCTGGAGCCTGCCAAGTCCCTTCCAGACGGTCAGGAAGAGCCCGAGGAGACATGGTACACGGAGGGTATTGCCAACTACTACGCCATTATTGCGACTTTTGGGGGTGGCGCCATGTCGCGCAGACAGCTCCTCAAGTCTCTTAACGGTTACGCACAGGCTTACTATACGAGTCCGACACTTCATATGGACTATGGTGATGCTCTTAGACGGTCGTGGGAGAATGTGCACATCACGCGTCTCAGTTATGTGCGTGGCTTTATGTACCTAGTTGCGGAGAAGGCTCGCATCGAGGCTGCTACCAAGGGTAGTAAGTCACTCGATGATGTTGCACTGCAGTTGTATAGACGTCAGTTGTCTAACAAGTCGCATTCTATTTCTGACTACCGTGCCGTGGTGGCGGATATATAtggcaaggaagaggaggccAAGAATTACAGCGCCATGTATCGTGGGGATCTGATAGTCCCGCCGTCTGACTGCTTCGCCGACCTTGGACTCAAATTAGTTCGAAGGGATGCGGAAAAGTTTGAATTAGGCTTTGATTCACGACCCATGGCGCAGGATCACGTCATTAGAAATCTTGTAAAGGGGACGAGAGCACATCAGGCGGGTGTGTTGGAGGGGGATGAGGTGATGGAGTCGTGGATGGCATGGGGAGCTGCTGATCACTTAGATAACATGATGAGGATTAAGGTCAAGAGGGGGAATGAGGTCAAGGAGATTACGTGGTGGCCTCGAAGTTTTGAAAAGGTCGAGAGTTATGTGTGGGTTGAGGCGTGA
- a CDS encoding pH-response regulator protein palF/RIM8 (similar to Verticillium alfalfae VaMs.102 XP_003005253.1), translated as MPPDPSHARDGAVGRLSTSSSPSPSITVTTPAAEGMTASAASPGASTDASRDPVAATSPVASSTSLKSASSSTPSRPSLLSRFSLPLQLPLPLRSRNRNVVDFHIRPDEPHKKYAAGDSVRGAVVLVVVKPLRITHLVVSLHGYVRVLKDPTSVAKAQSVTTLPPPGSSRRPQYQGNGLISLFQDEQVLSGEGRIEPGKYEFGFDLVFPDKGLPSSIDFERGTISYSVTATLTRPTSIAPTSTCERKVTLVQQIDVGLLAPPRSRTIFLEPISKRTRRKKSAIHDKPSGSASHEINDVASEADSSVITEDSTRGDNAQTTPMETRAGSAPSDMHSEISGESGRSVSTASRAEFTQLSHVGSTLTSAAKQQVVDDKTITATVELLKGGCLPGDTVSVRVTVQHIKRVKSMTGVIATLFRQGKIDTNPPAALVAQGINSAKRLHKDDPYPKSRTGLGGLTLSSSGSTSVFRKDLDQNAAPLIIDPATLQASVTISVRLPDDAFPTIRGVPGDMISFKYQVEVIVDLGGRLSTQLGVGSSKSRFGTSSGNNTESNQSSFGPQRGSNIADTSQVRREKGIISLSFETVVGTIDSSKARQSAKPVTKQRTIRIAEGDEDEIIRPEVPSHNSPHHPPNSILANGQSQLSPPNGQLDYTNPPPHPADATSQPWPAGGSSREYPQTNGHHPQAAPSYIPPPEVPDQTNMTEKERIRQAETQLLPSQPPAGPSTPGQEDEDIYDAEDTPRIPAAAPVVPSAPTEDEVTEGRPTEDKQELERRRLMDEASAPPEFPEDMDRPRGSSSADAANEATAPNLDDADEYPGYGVGAGSSRAGGAHAEQLPAYHK; from the exons ATGCCGCCAGATCCCTCACATGCACGGGACGGAGCCGTCGGCCGTCTGTCGACTTCATCGTCGCCTTCGCCCTCGATAACCGTCACGACGCCTGCTGCAGAAGGAATGACTGCTTCTGCTGCAAGTCCTGGAGCATCTACCGACGCTTCCCGCGACCCCGTTGCTGCCACATCTCCCGTGGCTTCGTCGACCTCGCTCAAGTCCGCTTCGTCATCCACTCCTTCGCGCCCGAGCCTCCTATCGCGATTCAGCTTGCCCTTGCAGTTGCCACTCCCCCTTCGCAGCAGAAACCGCAACGTCGTTGACTTTCACATCCGCCCTGACGAGCCACATAAGAAATATGCTGCGGGAGATTCCGTGCGCGGCGCAGTTGTTCTCGTTGTGGTCAAGCCCTTACGCATCACTCATCTTGTCGTCTCTTTGCATGGCTATGTGCGAGTTCTGAAGGATCCCACGTCCGTGGCCAAGGCGCAGAGCGTCACTACCCTGCCTCCGCCGGGCAGTTCACGGCGGCCACAATACCAGGGTAATGGATTAATTAGTTTGTTTCAAGATGAACAGGTCCTCAGTGGTGAGGGGAGGATAGAGCCCGGCAAGTATGAATTTGGGTTCGACTTGGTTTTCCCGGATAAGGGACTACCTAGCAGTATTGAC TTTGAGCGGGGGACTATTTCATACAGCGTTACTGCCACATTAACCAGGCCAACCAGCATTGCTCCTACATCAACATGCGAGAGAAAGGTTACTCTTGTCCAGCAAATAGACGTCGGGTTGCTTGCGCCACCACGGTCAAGAACCATTTTCTTGGAGCCAATTTCGAAACGTACGCGGAGGAAAAAGTCGGCAATCCATGATAAACCATCCGGGTCTGCTTCACATGAGATTAATGACGTTGCTTCCGAAGCAGACTCATCAGTCATCACTGAAGACTCTACTCGTGGTGACAACGCGCAAACTACGCCGATGGAAACTCGTGCAGGATCTGCTCCGAGCGACATGCACAGCGAAATCAGCGGTGAGAGTGGACGGAGCGTCAGCACAGCTAGCAGAGCCGAGTTCACTCAACTGTCACACGTTGGTTCTACACTTACCTCGGCAGCCAAACAACAAGTTGTGGATGACAAGACCATCACGGCAACAGTTGAGTTGCTCAAAGGTGGCTGCCTCCCCGGTGATACGGTGTCCGTACGAGTTACCGTACAACATATAAAGAGAGTCAAGAGCATGACTGGTGTGATTGCCACTCTCTTTCGACAGGGAAAGATTGATACAAATCCACCGGCTGCCCTGGTAGCCCAAGGCATCAATTCAGCGAAAAGGCTGCACAAAGACGACCCGTATCCAAAGTCACGGACCGGATTGGGAGGGTTAACCTTGTCGTCAAGTGGCTCCACGAGCGTGTTTCGCAAGGATTTGGATCAGAATGCTGCACCGCTCATTATCGATCCTGCAACACTGCAGGCTTCTGTTACGATATCCGTGAGGCTCCCCGATGATGCATTCCCGACGATAAGAGGCGTTCCAGGCGACATGATAAGCTTCAAATACCAAGTTGAAGTCATAGTGGACTTGGGCGGCAGATTGTCTACTCAACTTGGGGTTGGATCCTCAAAATCGAGGTTTGGTACATCAAGTGGCAACAACACAGAGTCAAACCAAAGCTCATTTGGCCCTCAAAGGGGTTCCAACATCGCAGATACCTCTCAAGTACGTCGAGAAAAGGGCATCATATCACTATCTTTTGAAACAGTGGTCGGAACTATAGACAGCTCGAAAGCAAGGCAGTCTGCCAAGCCAGTCACAAAACAACGGACCATTAGGATTGCTGAgggcgatgaagatgaaatcATCCGGCCCGAAGTTCCATCTCACAATagtcctcatcatcccccCAACTCAATACTCGCCAACGGCCAGTCTCAGTTATCACCACCCAACGGCCAGCTTGACTACACCAACCCGCCGCCACACCCTGCTGATGCGACATCTCAGCCATGGCCTGCAGGAGGGTCATCACGAGAATATCCCCAGACAAACGGCCACCACCCCCAGGCCGCTCCCTCCTACATCCCTCCACCTGAAGTacccgaccagaccaacatGACTGAGAAGGAAAGAATACGACAAGCTGAAACACAGCTCCTACCAAGCCAACCGCCAGCCGGTCCCTCGACacctggacaagaagacgaagataTCTATGACGCAGAAGATACCCCGCGTATACCGGCCGCCGCGCCGGTTGTACCCTCTGCGCCCACGGAGGACGAAGTTACTGAAGGTCGTCCAACGGAGGATAAACAAGAACTGGAGCGTCGCAGATTGATGGACGAAGCCAGTGCGCCCCCAGAGTTCCCGGAAGATATGGACCGACCCAGGGGTAGCTCATCGGCAGATGCCGCCAATGAAGCCACAGCCCCCAACCTCGACGACGCAGACGAGTATCCTGGATATGGCGTGGGCGCAGGTTCATCTAGGGCCGGTGGTGCACATGCCGAACAACTACCTGCGTATCACAAGTAA
- a CDS encoding amino acid transporter arg-13 (similar to Metarhizium acridum CQMa 102 XP_007816122.1), with the protein MNHAEITVQPSPAMPSELALRGSSALIEAFEGIAYGSIAGIVGKYIEYPFDTIKVRLQSQPDHLPLRYTGPLDCFKQSFKADGFLGLYRGISAPLVGAAAETSSLFLFEKVGREALFASGLASREKGLSVPALWVTGAFSGVCASFVLTPIELVKCKVQVPQHVEGGAAPAMRPLAVVRDVFRHEGLRGFWHGQMGTLIREGGGSAAWFGAKETVTSLFYGAKTRAAKSRAEVERIMSQPLPLWQQAVAGASAGVSYNFLFFPADTIKSRMQTVAVGTLAEKRTFWNEGVAVWQQYGLRGLYRGCGITCLRSAPSSAFIFMVYDGLKRHFPLQ; encoded by the exons ATGAACCACGCGGAAATCACTGTCCAACCCTCCCCGGCCATGCCCTCGGAGCTTGCGCTTCGGGGCAGCTCGGCGCTCATAGAAGCATTCGAGGGTATTGCCTATGGATCG ATTGCAGGCATTGTCGGCAAATACATCGAGTACCCTTTCGACACGATTAAAGTACGATTGCAAAGCCAACCCGaccatcttcctcttcgaTACACCGGCCCTCTCGACTGCTTTAAACAATCATTCAAGGCAGATGGATTCCTGGGCCTCTACCGAGGCATCAGTGCTCCGCTAGTCGGAGCCGCCGCCGAGACGAGCagcctcttcctctttgAAAAGGTTGGACGCGAGGCGCTCTTCGCCTCCGGTCTTGCTTCACGAGAGAAGGGTTTGTCTGTTCCAGCTCTATGGGTTACTGGTGCATTCTCTGGTGTCTGTGCCTCGTTTGTCCTGACCCCGATTGAGCTCGTCAAGTGCAAGGTCCAAGTGCCTCAGCATGTGGAGGGTGGAGCAGCGCCAGCCATGCGACCACTCGCCGTTGTGCGCGATGTGTTTCGTCATGAAGGGTTGAGGGGATTCTGGCATGGCCAGATGGGCACGCTGATCAGAGAAGGTGGAGGAAGCGCCGCCTGGTTTGGTGCCAAGGAAACTGTCACTTCATTGTTCTACGGCGCGAAGACGAGGGCGGCCAAGTCTCGAGCTGAGGTGGAGAGAATCATGTCCCAACCGTTGCCCCTTTGGCAGCAAGCTGTCGCTGGTGCTTCTGCTGGCGTTTCCTACaactttctcttcttccctgccGACACTATCAAGTCTCGCATGCAGACTGTGGCTGTGGGTACGCTCGCAGAGAAGCGTACGTTCTGGAATGAGGGTGTTGCGGTTTGGCAACAATATGGGTTGCGTGGCCTGTATCGTGGATGCGGCATTACCTGCCTACGTTCAGCGCCTAGCTcagccttcatcttcatggTTTACGATGGCTTGAAGAGACACTTCCCCTTGCAATAG
- a CDS encoding mitochondrial cytochrome b2 (similar to Coccidioides immitis RS XP_001248704.1) encodes MAKLFDAAEVANHNTPDSCWVILYGNVYDVTDFLTSHPGGSKIILKLAGQDATEDYDPVHPPGTLEENLKPEAKLGQVNPETLSKPEPTAAEVPSDDYRPPLESLLNLDEIEVEATKRIPKKAWAYYFSASDDLVSKTFNNTVYRDILLRPRMFVDCTDCDLSTSLLGHNVGVPFFVAPAAMARLAHPDGEHGIAKAAARFNALQVISNNASMTPEQIVEGSPPEQMFGWQLYVQNQREKSVAMLKRINAMKDRIKFVCLTLDAPVPGKRELDEKSNFDRGNNVQAAVSNSGDAQRPGGGGVGQQLFFGTASDLTWKTTLPWLAQQTDLPIVLKGIQTHEDAYLAAQYAPQVKAIILSNHGGRAMDTAPPAVHTLLEIRKYCPEVFSKIEVWVDGGIKRGTDIVKALCLGAKGVGLGRAALFGLGAGGQAGVERTLEILAAETATCMRLLGVKKISELGPKFINSRSVERDIYDGEPGLDKRGLWTKSKL; translated from the exons atggcaaagTTGTTCGACGCCGCGGAGG TCGCGAATCACAATACCCCAGACAGCTGTTGGGTTATTCTGTACGGCAATGTCTACGATGTCACTGACTTCCTTACCTCTCATCCTGGCGGCTCCAAAATTATCCTCAAGCTCGCCGGCCAAGATGCAACTGAAGACTACGATCCAGTTCATCCACCTGGCACTCTTGAGGAAAACCTCAAACCAGAGGCCAAGCTCGGCCAGGTCAACCCGGAAACTCTTTCCAAGCCGGAGCCTACAGCAGCAGAAGTACCTTCAGACGACTACCGCCCACCGCTAGAGTCACTGCTAAACCTGGATGAGATCGAAGTAGAGGCAACAAAGAGGATTCCCAAGAAGGCATGGGCGTACTATTTTTCGGCCAGTGATGACTTGGTTTCCAAGACGTTCAACAACACCGTGTACCGCGATATCCTACTGCGGCCACGCATGTTTGTCGACTGTACAGATTGCGATCTGTCAACATCGCTACTTGGTCACAACGTTGGTGTTCCGTTCTTTGTGGCACCAGCTGCCATGGCACGATTGGCACATCCCGATGGCGAGCATGGCAtcgccaaagctgctgctcgtTTCAATGCATTGCAAGTCATTTCAAACAATGCGTCCATGACCCCGGAACAAATTGTGGAGGGCTCGCCTCCAGAACAGATGTTTGGCTGGCAACTTTATGTTCAAAACCAGCGGGAGAAGAGCGTGGCAATGTTGAAACGAATCAATGCCATGAAGGACCGCATCAAGTTCGTGTGCCTAACACTAGATGCACCAGTTCCAGGAAAGCGTGAGTTGGATGAAAAATCCAACTTTGACAGAGGCAATAATGTCCAAGCTGCAGTTTCCAACAGTGGTGACGCTCAGCGACccggtggcggcggtgttggcCAACAGTTATTCTTTGGAACCGCAAGCGACTTGACTTGGAAGACGACGCTGCCTTGGTTAGCACAGCAAACTGACCTGCCCATTGTTCTCAAGGGAATACAAACCCACGAGGATGCCTATCTGGCGGCCCAATATGCTCCTCAAGTCAAAGCTATCATCTTGTCCAACCATGGTGGGAGGGCAATGGATACGGCCCCACCTGCTGTTCACACATTGCTAGAGATTCGCAAGTATTGCCCGGAGGTATTCAGCAAGATTGAGGTTTGGGTCGACGGCGGTATCAAGAGAGGGACGGATATTGTCAAAGCGTTGTGTCTTGGCGCGAAAGGAGTCGGTCTTGGGCGGGCGGCGCTCTTCGGTTTGGGAGCAGGAGGTCAGGCAGGCGTGGAAAGAACACTTGAGA TTCTCGCGGCTGAGACTGCCACCTGCATGCGGCTACTGGGAGTCAAGAAGATATCGGAGCTAGGACCCAAATTC ATCAACAGTCGTAGTGTGGAGAGAGATATCTATGATGGGGAACCTGGGCTGGACAAGCGGGGATTGTGGACGAAGTCGAAACTGTAA